From a single Diachasmimorpha longicaudata isolate KC_UGA_2023 chromosome 13, iyDiaLong2, whole genome shotgun sequence genomic region:
- the LOC135168815 gene encoding uncharacterized protein LOC135168815, with the protein MDSPPSCSLSATGPLSDIGSSGLGGSISSDSVRAQLAIEMQESDIESKSLSQDSFDYSDGMCHQNFNTLKKGPGWADLDPKLSVEDVAIKPPPEFQDSPSPPDSVTSNPPLVLHYRLGKVKILPWIDELADSLIHQVISQALALACRVSWPESHLSLSQARPHQTSATHCPHQAPKQRFWASEMLPSSSSRQASTATITITPYNTLNRPNSRCSLASSRLSSSHNSINTTGLCKADDSSFITSAMSHDVLTTSEISDMYNVPFDSDIYTVPIDVVRPFHELRTPQRPKRHRHHRKRRRNVSASSQSELEAHIQQARHYCGKPRAITHVIKSQRLLAEVCCSDSGNGKRHSVPGTSGRHRTPSHQHNNIGEPIHMTLHEVRQYLETLYSSSSDSSENKIKRDKLPSQTPIHLGIPKGLSVNNNNNNNNNNNNNRYSNPHTDSSTDTPLSNKSTNGLINNNNNNGNARKHKKSGLVNKHKKKEEGKEGGKGEVEREKMKKSQRNFSLNLKQTLCNIFRFRRLGSPENFGDKRNSIVQGEIVEEEEGGDNEALGIGINNNNSGGDVGEVKMPFFKRALPPLPRSNGGVGHVEQGEDALTSIGEKGDSPASVQQISPGREGELLPPEDTSMDFAASIEKVKDYGWYWGPMSGEAAEKILSNEPDGSFIVRDSSDDHYIFSLSFRLNSCVRHVRIEHDQGNFSFGSCTKFKSHTIVDFIENAVEHSRSGRYLFFLHRRPVLGPMRVQLLHPVSRFKQVQSLQHTCRFVILKMVRRDLIPTLPLPRRLIDYLSTPHYYSEQLAEQDDRAESPVSSSTGELEKICFTPQGLS; encoded by the coding sequence ATGCAGGAGAGTGACATCGAGTCAAAGTCCCTCTCCCAAGACTCGTTCGACTACTCGGACGGCATGTGCCACCAGAACTTCAATACCCTGAAGAAAGGACCAGGCTGGGCGGACCTGGATCCGAAGCTGTCCGTGGAGGACGTGGCAATAAAGCCACCGCCCGAATTCCAAGACAGTCCCTCCCCGCCAGACTCCGTAACCTCAAACCCACCCCTGGTTCTGCATTACCGTCTGGGAAAAGTGAAAATTCTCCCCTGGATAGACGAATTAGCGGACTCCCTGATTCACCAGGTGATCTCCCAGGCACTAGCCCTGGCATGTCGTGTCTCCTGGCCAGAGAGTCACCTAAGTCTTTCCCAGGCTCGTCCTCATCAGACATCAGCCACTCACTGTCCCCACCAGGCTCCAAAGCAGCGTTTTTGGGCATCTGAAATGCTTCCGTCATCCTCGTCACGTCAGGCTAGCACAGCAACGATAACAATCACCCCCTACAATACCCTGAACCGTCCCAACTCGAGGTGCTCCCTGGCCTCGTCACGTCTCTCCTCCTCTCACAATTCCATAAATACCACTGGCCTCTGCAAAGCCGACGACAGTAGCTTCATCACCTCAGCGatgtcccacgatgtcctgaCAACTTCCGAGATAAGCGATATGTACAACGTGCCCTTCGACTCGGACATTTACACTGTCCCCATCGACGTTGTACGTCCTTTCCACGAACTTCGCACCCCTCAGCGTCCAAAACGCCACCGACATCACCGAAAACGAAGAAGAAATGTGTCCGCCAGCTCCCAGAGCGAACTGGAGGCACACATTCAACAGGCGAGACACTACTGCGGTAAACCACGTGCCATAACTCATGTCATCAAGTCCCAGAGGCTCTTAGCTGAGGTCTGCTGCAGTGACAGTGGAAATGGTAAACGTCATAGTGTTCCTGGAACTTCAGGACGTCATCGCACACCCAGTCATCAGCACAACAACATCGGCGAGCCCATTCACATGACATTGCACGAGGTCAGACAATACTTGGAGACACTGTACTCAAGCTCCAGTGAttcaagtgaaaataaaataaagaggGATAAATTGCCCAGTCAGACGCCCATTCATCTCGGCATACCAAAGGGTCTCAGTGTAaataataacaacaataataataacaataacaacAACAATAGGTACAGTAATCCACACACGGATTCATCAACAGACACTCCACTATCGAATAAAAGCACAAATGGACTGATTAACAATAACAACAACAATGGAAATGCTAGAAAGCACAAGAAAAGTGGATTGgttaataaacataaaaagAAGGAGGAAGGTAAAGAGGGTGGAAAGGGAGAGGTAGAGAGGGAGAAGATGAAGAAGAGCCAGAGGAACTTTTCGTTGAACTTGAAGCAGACGTTGTGCAATATATTCAGATTTAGGAGGCTGGGATCGCCGGAGAATTTTGGTGATAAGAGAAACAGCATTGTACAGGGTGAAATTGTTGAGGAGGAGGAAGGGGGTGACAATGAGGCCCTCGGTATTGGTATTAATAATAACAACAGTGGAGGTGACGTGGGGGAGGTGAAGATGCCGTTCTTTAAGAGGGCTCTGCCACCTCTTCCCAGGAGCAATGGAGGCGTTGGGCATGTAGAGCAAGGGGAGGACGCCTTGACGTCTATTGGCGAGAAGGGGGATTCTCCGGCATCGGTGCAGCAGATCAGCCCTGGGAGAGAGGGTGAACTGCTGCCGCCTGAGGATACTAGTATGGATTTTGCTGCGAGCATCGAGAAGGTCAAGGATTATGGTTGGTACTGGGGGCCAATGTCTGGTGAAGCTGCCGAGAAGATCCTGTCGAATGAGCCCGATGGGTCATTCATCGTAAGGGACAGTAGTGATGATCATTATATATTTTCACTGTCGTTCAGATTGAACAGTTGCGTGAGACACGTGAGGATTGAACACGATCAAGGTAATTTCAGTTTCGGCAGTTGCACAAAATTCAAATCTCACACGATAGTAGATTTTATTGAGAACGCAGTGGAGCACTCGAGAAGTGGtcgctatttattttttctccatcgTCGGCCTGTCCTTGGCCCCATGAGAGTCCAACTGCTCCATCCAGTGTCGAGATTCAAACAGGTCCAGTCACTTCAGCACACCTGTCGTTTTGTCATTTTAAAAATGGTTCGCAGAGACCTCATTCCCACCTTACCACTTCCACGGAGACTTATCGACTACTTAAGTACACCCCATTACTACAGCGAACAATTGGCTGAGCAGGATGATCGAGCCGAATCACCAGTTAGCTCCTCTACGGGTGAATTGGAGAAGATTTGTTTCACACCCCAGGGCCTATCGTGA
- the LOC135168818 gene encoding uncharacterized protein LOC135168818 isoform X1, whose translation MDSQVNERLTSSSLPEVSSPPHPLLEYNIQVKEETFNLFHRENTPSPAMLQNNNVKKELDDYNPNLILLDPPPEGDSDEETIATFITAAGQQLALYAVEDSDEIFAVAVYDESGEPPTDFQFLMRDDVEKLIGEGAVRTVKKTSQFKKQIYDMETARSPPPASPEPPEEAPILPKEIIREFTLPQRYVKNETSFSDDEDDNLLESDEKSSLTFDENVSNPELYESWPSDNVYLVVQENSMIEAQREPENRQRTSVKEKIKTKVTEEVQYILSDDPPPDSSDLTLDDIEKILNKDQLITRKRNCSGKELKSESGNPGEDDLDFEPVDNQFVEEHETSPQDSTFTKLNSSEVLRIKRPRKQQLTTVNRADSEIIIQPAIMTEVDEENVYANGWKIQPKKRGRRKKKKDTKMKTPYMRTRRKTSKAKKKKYRIEVIDIDLEDVNREIITLEDGKEKGSSDKENDVIMVGDSEDDEDKEEDVEVDDSDDSDYDDGAERRGRRGLRRRLREILKCRRCRREFRGKRGLEMHLRMCSKGGKAQETISERTRSGTRRSAPIRSARLKSLNVGNRDKDRGKKEYKCKICHERFDVVVALARHVKLMHSLRKKINTFRKEDKKTEEREERSTRRDLRKREVETKVVTKMGEGFRKARRGRIWSNAGTKRINCYRCKRSFPSLAAMLAHSLQHATKKIVSEKMKVQRCRKCKKVFRSKYLYIRHLRSHSSIPTLRRRKASITKESANTASKKRGRPQKS comes from the exons ATGGATTCCCAGGTAAACGAGAGATTAACCTCCTCGTCGCTTCCCGAGGTCAGCTCGCCCCCTCATCCCTTGCTCGAGTACAACATCCAAGTCAAGGAGGAGACGTTCAACCTCTTTCACCGAGAGAACACCCCCTCGCCGGCGATGTTGCAGAATAATAACGTCAAGAAGGAGCTGGACGACTACAACCCCAATCTGATTCTGTTGGACCCACCCCCAGAAGGGGATTCAGACGAGGAGACGATAGCCACATTCATAACAGCAGCTGGTCAGCAGCTGGCACTATATGCAGTGGAGGATTCCGACGAGATCTTCGCAGTGGCTGTCTACGATGAGTCCGGGGAGCCTCCGACTGACTTTCAGTTCCTCATGAGGGATGACGTGGAGAAATTGATTGGCGAGGGGGCCGTGAGAACGGTTAAAAAAACATCTCAGTTTAAAAAGCAAATTTACGATATGGAAACAGCCAGATCACCACCCCCAGCTTCTCCTGAGCCACCAGAGGAAGCTCCCATTCTACCGAAGGAGATAATCAGAGAGTTCACACTTCCCCAGAGATATGTGAAGAATGAAACTTCATTCTCCGACGATGAAGACGACAATCTTCTAGAGAGTGATGAAAAAAGCAGTTTGACTTTCGATGAAAACGTCTCGAATCCTGAATTATACGAGAGTTGGCCATCGGACAACGTTTACCTGGTGGTacaggaaaattcaatgattgaaGCTCAGAGAGAGCCTGAGAATAGGCAGAGGACCTCAGTAAAAGAGAAGATCAAGACCAAAGTGACGGAGGAAGTGCAATATATTCTGTCGGACGACCCTCCACCAGACTCCTCAGACCTGACACTAGATGACATCGAGAAGATTCTGAACAAGGATCAGTTGATTACAAGGAAGAGGAATTGTTCAGGCAAAGAATTGAAATCAGAGAGTGGAAATCCAGGGGAGGATGATCTGGACTTCGAGCCTGTCGACAATCAGTTCGTCGAGGAGCATGAGACCAGCCCCCAGGATAGCACCTTCACGAAGTTGAACTCCTCAGAAGTTCTGAGGATAAAACGTCCGAGGAAGCAACAGCTGACGACTGTGAATCGAGCTGATTCAGAGATAATAATTCAACCGGCAATAATGACTGAAGTGGATGAGGAGAACGTGTACGCAAATGGCTGGAAGATCCAGCCGAAGAAGAGGGGACGACGTAAAAAGAAGAAAGACACAAAGATGAAGACGCCGTATATGAGGACCAGGAGGAAGACGAGtaaagcgaaaaaaaagaaatacagGATTGAGGTGATTGATATCGATCTAGAGGACGTTAACAGGGAGATCATAACCCTGGAGGATGGCAAAGAGAAAGGTTCCAGTGACAAGGAGAACGACGTTATCATGGTGGGAGACTCTGAGGACGATGAGGATAAAGAAGAGGACGTGGAGGTGGACGACAGTGATGACAGTGATTACGACGATGGGGCTgagaggagggggaggagaggaCTCAGAAGGCGATTGCGGGAGATACTAAAGTGCCGGAGGTGCAGGCGGGAGTTCAGGGGGAAGAGGGGACTGGAGATGCACTTGAGGATGTGTTCCAAGGGGGGAAAAGCTCAGGAGACTATTTCGGAGAGGACTAGGAGTGGCACTAGACGTAGTGCTCCCATCAGATCTGCCAGGCTCAAGTCTCTGAATGTGGGGAACAGGGATAAGGACAGGGGAAAAAAGGAGTATAAGTGCAAGATCTGTCATGAGAGGTTTGATGTTGTGGTGGCTCTTGCCAGGCATGTCAAGCTCATGCACTCGTTGAGGAAGAAGATCAATACGTTCAGAAAGGAGGACAAGAAGACGGAAGAGAGGGAGGAGAGGAGCACAAGGAGAGATTTGAGGAAACGGGAGGTCGAGACGAAGGTCGTCACGAAAATGGGGGAGGGATTCAGGAAGGCCAGGAGGGGGAGAATTTGGAGTAACGCTGGGACCAAGAGAATCAATTGCTACCGGTGCAAAAGGTCCTTTCCCAGTCTTGCAGCCATGCTCGCACATTCTCTGCAACATGCCACCAAGAAAATTG tttcagaaaaaatgaaagttcAAAGATGTCGAAAGTGCAAAAAAGTCTTCAGATCGAAATATCTATACATTCGCCACTTGCGCAGTCATAGTAGTATTCCAACGTTACGAAGGAGGAAAGCGAGTATCACAAAGGAGTCAGCGAATACAGCGAGTAAAAAACGAGGGAGACCCCAGAAGTCGTGA
- the LOC135168818 gene encoding uncharacterized protein LOC135168818 isoform X2 produces MVNERLTSSSLPEVSSPPHPLLEYNIQVKEETFNLFHRENTPSPAMLQNNNVKKELDDYNPNLILLDPPPEGDSDEETIATFITAAGQQLALYAVEDSDEIFAVAVYDESGEPPTDFQFLMRDDVEKLIGEGAVRTVKKTSQFKKQIYDMETARSPPPASPEPPEEAPILPKEIIREFTLPQRYVKNETSFSDDEDDNLLESDEKSSLTFDENVSNPELYESWPSDNVYLVVQENSMIEAQREPENRQRTSVKEKIKTKVTEEVQYILSDDPPPDSSDLTLDDIEKILNKDQLITRKRNCSGKELKSESGNPGEDDLDFEPVDNQFVEEHETSPQDSTFTKLNSSEVLRIKRPRKQQLTTVNRADSEIIIQPAIMTEVDEENVYANGWKIQPKKRGRRKKKKDTKMKTPYMRTRRKTSKAKKKKYRIEVIDIDLEDVNREIITLEDGKEKGSSDKENDVIMVGDSEDDEDKEEDVEVDDSDDSDYDDGAERRGRRGLRRRLREILKCRRCRREFRGKRGLEMHLRMCSKGGKAQETISERTRSGTRRSAPIRSARLKSLNVGNRDKDRGKKEYKCKICHERFDVVVALARHVKLMHSLRKKINTFRKEDKKTEEREERSTRRDLRKREVETKVVTKMGEGFRKARRGRIWSNAGTKRINCYRCKRSFPSLAAMLAHSLQHATKKIVSEKMKVQRCRKCKKVFRSKYLYIRHLRSHSSIPTLRRRKASITKESANTASKKRGRPQKS; encoded by the exons ATG GTAAACGAGAGATTAACCTCCTCGTCGCTTCCCGAGGTCAGCTCGCCCCCTCATCCCTTGCTCGAGTACAACATCCAAGTCAAGGAGGAGACGTTCAACCTCTTTCACCGAGAGAACACCCCCTCGCCGGCGATGTTGCAGAATAATAACGTCAAGAAGGAGCTGGACGACTACAACCCCAATCTGATTCTGTTGGACCCACCCCCAGAAGGGGATTCAGACGAGGAGACGATAGCCACATTCATAACAGCAGCTGGTCAGCAGCTGGCACTATATGCAGTGGAGGATTCCGACGAGATCTTCGCAGTGGCTGTCTACGATGAGTCCGGGGAGCCTCCGACTGACTTTCAGTTCCTCATGAGGGATGACGTGGAGAAATTGATTGGCGAGGGGGCCGTGAGAACGGTTAAAAAAACATCTCAGTTTAAAAAGCAAATTTACGATATGGAAACAGCCAGATCACCACCCCCAGCTTCTCCTGAGCCACCAGAGGAAGCTCCCATTCTACCGAAGGAGATAATCAGAGAGTTCACACTTCCCCAGAGATATGTGAAGAATGAAACTTCATTCTCCGACGATGAAGACGACAATCTTCTAGAGAGTGATGAAAAAAGCAGTTTGACTTTCGATGAAAACGTCTCGAATCCTGAATTATACGAGAGTTGGCCATCGGACAACGTTTACCTGGTGGTacaggaaaattcaatgattgaaGCTCAGAGAGAGCCTGAGAATAGGCAGAGGACCTCAGTAAAAGAGAAGATCAAGACCAAAGTGACGGAGGAAGTGCAATATATTCTGTCGGACGACCCTCCACCAGACTCCTCAGACCTGACACTAGATGACATCGAGAAGATTCTGAACAAGGATCAGTTGATTACAAGGAAGAGGAATTGTTCAGGCAAAGAATTGAAATCAGAGAGTGGAAATCCAGGGGAGGATGATCTGGACTTCGAGCCTGTCGACAATCAGTTCGTCGAGGAGCATGAGACCAGCCCCCAGGATAGCACCTTCACGAAGTTGAACTCCTCAGAAGTTCTGAGGATAAAACGTCCGAGGAAGCAACAGCTGACGACTGTGAATCGAGCTGATTCAGAGATAATAATTCAACCGGCAATAATGACTGAAGTGGATGAGGAGAACGTGTACGCAAATGGCTGGAAGATCCAGCCGAAGAAGAGGGGACGACGTAAAAAGAAGAAAGACACAAAGATGAAGACGCCGTATATGAGGACCAGGAGGAAGACGAGtaaagcgaaaaaaaagaaatacagGATTGAGGTGATTGATATCGATCTAGAGGACGTTAACAGGGAGATCATAACCCTGGAGGATGGCAAAGAGAAAGGTTCCAGTGACAAGGAGAACGACGTTATCATGGTGGGAGACTCTGAGGACGATGAGGATAAAGAAGAGGACGTGGAGGTGGACGACAGTGATGACAGTGATTACGACGATGGGGCTgagaggagggggaggagaggaCTCAGAAGGCGATTGCGGGAGATACTAAAGTGCCGGAGGTGCAGGCGGGAGTTCAGGGGGAAGAGGGGACTGGAGATGCACTTGAGGATGTGTTCCAAGGGGGGAAAAGCTCAGGAGACTATTTCGGAGAGGACTAGGAGTGGCACTAGACGTAGTGCTCCCATCAGATCTGCCAGGCTCAAGTCTCTGAATGTGGGGAACAGGGATAAGGACAGGGGAAAAAAGGAGTATAAGTGCAAGATCTGTCATGAGAGGTTTGATGTTGTGGTGGCTCTTGCCAGGCATGTCAAGCTCATGCACTCGTTGAGGAAGAAGATCAATACGTTCAGAAAGGAGGACAAGAAGACGGAAGAGAGGGAGGAGAGGAGCACAAGGAGAGATTTGAGGAAACGGGAGGTCGAGACGAAGGTCGTCACGAAAATGGGGGAGGGATTCAGGAAGGCCAGGAGGGGGAGAATTTGGAGTAACGCTGGGACCAAGAGAATCAATTGCTACCGGTGCAAAAGGTCCTTTCCCAGTCTTGCAGCCATGCTCGCACATTCTCTGCAACATGCCACCAAGAAAATTG tttcagaaaaaatgaaagttcAAAGATGTCGAAAGTGCAAAAAAGTCTTCAGATCGAAATATCTATACATTCGCCACTTGCGCAGTCATAGTAGTATTCCAACGTTACGAAGGAGGAAAGCGAGTATCACAAAGGAGTCAGCGAATACAGCGAGTAAAAAACGAGGGAGACCCCAGAAGTCGTGA
- the LOC135168836 gene encoding large neutral amino acids transporter small subunit 1, whose protein sequence is MSKGVDPKELEPMNAAGAGKHEKIRMKKQLGLMEGVAIILGIIFGSGIFISPTGVIQEVGSVGMSLVIWVLCGLLSMIGALCYAELGTSIPRSGGDYAYIHEAFGALPSFLYLWAANLIFVPTTNAIMALTFAKYVLQPFFIGCSIPDGSVRLIAALTICLLTFINCYDVKETSKMQNMFMFAKIAALVLIILAGLGWLILGRVENFHDSFKDTTSDPGRIAVAFYSGIFSYSGWNYLNFMTEELKDPYVNLPRAIYISLPLVTLIYGLANIAYLAVLNPTEMMASSAIAVTLADRTLGAMSWVMPVLVAASAFGGLSVHIMTSSRMCFVGARNGHFPAMLSHLNIRSLTPTPALVFLCILSLMMLYTSDIYVLITYCSIVESFFIMVSVAGILWLRYSRPKMDRPIKVALWIPITFVSICAFLVLVPCYVRPREVIMGTVITLSGIPAYFVGIVWKNKPDWFQRYNVRATHFIQKLFISAKEEQDD, encoded by the exons ATGAGCAAGGGAGTCGATCCGAAGGAACTGGAACCCATGAATGCAGCTGGAGCtggaaaacatgaaaaaatcaggATGAAAAAACAGTTGGGGTTGATGGAGGGAGTTGCTATCATCCTGGGCATTATTTTTGGTTCAG GAATTTTCATATCACCAACAGGTGTAATCCAGGAAGTGGGTAGTGTTGGTATGTCCCTGGTAATTTGGGTACTGTGTGGATTGCTGTCAATGATCGGGGCACTTTGTTACGCAGAACTGGGGACAAGTATACCCAGAAGTGGTGGAGATTATGCGTATATTCACGAGGCCTTTGGTGCATTACCTTcatttttgtatttgtggGCAGCGAATCTCATTTTCGT ACCAACAACAAATGCAATTATGGCATTGACCTTTGCCAAGTATGTGCTGCAGCCGTTTTTCATTGGCTGCAGTATCCCTGACGGCAGCGTGCGGTTGATAGCAGCTTTAACCATCT GTTTATTAACATTCATAAATTGTTACGACGTGAAGGAGACCTCCAAAATGCAAAACATGTTCATGTTCGCCAAGATTGCAGCCCTAGTGCTCATTATTCTCGCGGGTTTGGGGTGGCTTATCCTTGGTAGGGTCGAGAATTTCCACGATTCCTTCAAGGACACCACCAGTGATCCGGGGAGGATTGCTGTTGCCTTTTACTCTGGTATTTTTTCCTACTCTGGGTGGAATTACCTTAATTTCATGACTGAGGAGTTGAAAGATCCCTATGT GAATTTACCTCGTGCCATCTACATTTCTCTACCACTAGTGACTTTAATTTATGGTCTTGCCAATATTGCTTATCTTGCTGTTCTCAATCCAACGGAGATGATGGCCTCTAGTGCGATTGCAGTG ACTCTCGCAGACCGAACCCTGGGCGCTATGTCCTGGGTTATGCCAGTTCTCGTAGCAGCATCAGCTTTTGGTGGTTTGAGTGTCCACATAATGACATCCTCAAGAATGTGTTTTGTTGGGGCACGTAATGGACACTTTCCAGCAATGCTCAGTCATCTCAATATCAGAAGTCTTACTCCCACCCCGGCCCTCGTTTTTCTG tgtATATTATCCCTGATGATGCTGTACACCAGTGATATTTATGTACTTATAACTTACTGCAGCATCGtcgaatcatttttcataatgGTGTCGGTTGCTGGCATTCTTTGGTTGAGATATTCGCGACCCAAAATGGACAGGCCAATAAAG gtGGCTTTATGGATTCCCATAACATTTGTCTCGATTTGTGCCTTCTTAGTTCTCGTCCCTTGTTATGTGAGACCTCGGGAGGTCATCATGGGGACTGTAATCACGCTTTCTGGGATTCCAGCTTATTTTGTGGGAAttgtttggaaaaataagcCAGACTGGTTCCAGCGTTACAATG TTAGAGCCACGCACTTCATCCAGAAGTTGTTCATATCAGCGAAGGAGGAACAAGACGACTAA
- the Vha14-1 gene encoding V-type proton ATPase subunit F isoform X2 → MALHSAGKGKLLAVIGDEDTCVGFLLGGVGEINKNRQPNFMVVDKNTPVGEIEETFKRFVKRDDIDIILINQNVAEMIRHVIDSHTAPVPSVLEIPSKDHPYDASKDSILRRAKGMFNPEDIH, encoded by the exons ATGGCTCTTCACTCCGCAGGAAAGGGTAAACTCCTGGCGGTTATTGGGGACGAG GATACGTGTGTGGGATTCTTACTCGGTGGAGTTGgagaaattaacaaaaatcgcCAGCCCAATTTCATGGTTGTGGATAAAA ACACACCAGTTGGTGAGATCGAAGAAACCTTCAAACGTTTCGTCAAACGTGACGATATCGACATCATTCTCATCAATCAGAAC GTGGCAGAGATGATTCGCCACGTGATTGACAGCCACACAGCCCCCGTCCCCTCAGTCCTCGAAATTCCCAGCAAAGATCATCCCTACGACGCCAGCAAAGATTCAATCCTGCGTCGGGCTAAG GGCATGTTCAATCCCGAAGACATTCACTGA
- the Vha14-1 gene encoding V-type proton ATPase subunit F isoform X1, which translates to MGSVEMADPVFEPEEKKRRRPIREDSSYIDRKGKLLAVIGDEDTCVGFLLGGVGEINKNRQPNFMVVDKNTPVGEIEETFKRFVKRDDIDIILINQNVAEMIRHVIDSHTAPVPSVLEIPSKDHPYDASKDSILRRAKGMFNPEDIH; encoded by the exons ATGGGATCTGTGGAGAT GGCGGACCCGGTGTTCGAACCCGAGGAGAAGAAGAGACGTCGACCAATTCGAGAGGATTCTTCCTACATAGATC GAAAGGGTAAACTCCTGGCGGTTATTGGGGACGAG GATACGTGTGTGGGATTCTTACTCGGTGGAGTTGgagaaattaacaaaaatcgcCAGCCCAATTTCATGGTTGTGGATAAAA ACACACCAGTTGGTGAGATCGAAGAAACCTTCAAACGTTTCGTCAAACGTGACGATATCGACATCATTCTCATCAATCAGAAC GTGGCAGAGATGATTCGCCACGTGATTGACAGCCACACAGCCCCCGTCCCCTCAGTCCTCGAAATTCCCAGCAAAGATCATCCCTACGACGCCAGCAAAGATTCAATCCTGCGTCGGGCTAAG GGCATGTTCAATCCCGAAGACATTCACTGA
- the LOC135168888 gene encoding mitotic-spindle organizing protein 1-like, whose translation MKEAKRASMPEPVNHQVNAARRTFQTLYEISKLLNTNLDPATLSICVRLCENGVNPQALATVVKELQREVKALENANAESGKDRNAVQGCTTCGKCDLVRAK comes from the exons AT GAAGGAAGCTAAACGAGCCAGCATGCCTGAGCCAGTCAACCACCAGGTGAATGCAGCTCGGAGGACCTTTCAGACCCTCTACGAGAtctcaaaattattgaataccaATTTAGATCCAGCGACACTGAGTATTTGCGTAAGATTGTGTGAGAATGGTGTCAATCCTCAGGCGTTAGCTACTGTTGTCAAAGAGCTGCAGAGGGAAGTCAAAGCCCTTGAGAATGCCAATGCAGAGAGTGGAAAAG atCGAAACGCAGTCCAGGGATGCACCACGTGTGGAAAGTGCGATCTTGTGCGCGCAAAGTGA
- the LOC135168875 gene encoding LDLR chaperone boca, with protein MRLEVFMIICALLCVNGEEKKEKSWKDKDIRDMTDADMERLLDQWEENEEPLEDDELPEHLRPAPQIDFSQIDPSNPDSLLRISKQGKNVMMFVDVRDELSETEAETIMKIWQGSLQNNHIVAERYPIEPKRSIFMFREGSQAVDAKNYLIEQPELKHVTLEGNNFPGKHVDEEYKSEDKKKSTKVEL; from the exons ATGAGGCTGGAAGTGTTTATGATTATTTGTGCGTTATTATGTGTTAATGGAGaagagaaaaaggaaaaatcatgGAAGGATAAGGATATTAGGGATATGACAGATGCTGATATGGAGAGGCTGTTGGATCAGTGGGAG GAGAACGAGGAACCGTTGGAGGATGACGAGCTGCCGGAACACCTGCGTCCCGCACCGCAGATAGATTTTTCCCag ATTGACCCATCAAACCCTGACAGTCTCCTGCGAATCTCTAAGCAGGGGAAGAACGTTATGATGTTCGTGGACGTTCGAGACGAACTTTCAGAGACTGAAGCCGAAACTATCATGAAAATTTGGCAGGGGAGTTtgcaaaataatcacattgttGCAGAGAG GTATCCAATCGAGCCCAAACGCTCGATATTCATGTTTCGAGAGGGATCACAGGCAGTGGatgcgaaaaattatttaatagaaCAACCGGAATTGAAGCACGTCACTCTCGAGGGCAATAACTTCCCGGGGAAGCATGTCGACGAG GAATACAAAAGTGAAGAcaagaaaaaatcaacaaaagttGAGTTATAA